A stretch of DNA from Dokdonia sp. PRO95:
AAGTTTTTTTTAAATGTACTTTTAAGATATTTCATTAACATGCTACTGTCTCTTGGAATTTTATGGATAGTTTTTACAGATAGGAGTATTTTAAAATTCACGAGTATATTTTGCTTGATAGTTTTGGTGATATTATTACTGCCATTTTACTATTTACTGCATCATCATAACCCTTCAGAATACCTGCCTCTTTTTTATGTGCGTAGATTCTTAATACAGCCATTGTTAATTTTTATCTTATTACCTGCTTTTTTTTATTACCGTAAGGTTGATAAATAGGGTATGTGTATTTTTGTAGCCTAACATGTTATAAGATGAAAAACACTTTATTAGTAATAGCAGCTCTAGCGATTGTGTCGTGTAAACAACAAATAGTTTCAGATGTACAAACGGCACCTACTCAAATAGGTGTAAACGCTGTAGTTACAGAAAATGGAGATTTAAATGTGACTAACGCTGTTGAAGAGGTAACATTTAAGACGGATGAAGCGTCACAAATTCACGCAGCATATTTAAGTTTAAAAGGAGCCTTGGTAAATACAGATCCTTACGAAGCTGCAGAAATTGCTTCTAACTTTAAGAGCACACTTGAATCACAAACTGAAAGTGATATCGCAAAAGGTTTAAACGATGATCTTACACTTATCTCAGTGTCTAAGGATGCTGCAGAGCAACGTGTAGCTTTTGAAAATATTTCTAAAAAGGTAGAGGTGTACTTATCTAACGAGATTACATCTGGCACTATATATAAGCAATACTGCCCGATGGCATTTGAGGGTAAAGGTGCTTACTGGTTATCAAATTCTAAAGAAATACGCAATCCTTACTACGGTGATAAAATGCTTAAGTGCGGCGTAGTAGATAAGGAGATACAATAAGGACTTGTTTAATATATTCCTTGTCAATAACAGACCTACCTGTTGAAAGCAATTTACGCACTTATACTATTTTCCATTTTTGCATTACGTCCAGTTATGAACGTAAGCAATGTGCTGTACTATGAGCTTAATATAGATTATATAGTAGAGACGTATTGTGTAAATAAAGATAAACCAAAGCTACAGTGTAACGGTAAGTGTTATTTGTCTAAGCAGCTATCACTAGATACTTCAGATAGTAGTAAAGAAACTCTGGGTTTACGTATTGTAGAGGCGTTTTACCCCTTATACTTTCAGTCAGAACAGTCATTTTCTATAACATCTTT
This window harbors:
- a CDS encoding DUF3347 domain-containing protein gives rise to the protein MKNTLLVIAALAIVSCKQQIVSDVQTAPTQIGVNAVVTENGDLNVTNAVEEVTFKTDEASQIHAAYLSLKGALVNTDPYEAAEIASNFKSTLESQTESDIAKGLNDDLTLISVSKDAAEQRVAFENISKKVEVYLSNEITSGTIYKQYCPMAFEGKGAYWLSNSKEIRNPYYGDKMLKCGVVDKEIQ